The genomic stretch AACAGGGTGGAGATGTCGCTGCGAGCTTCCACTTCGGCACCCCAGCTTCCCTCCCCTCACAGCCCCACCCCTGCCTGGGGCTCCTGGGTTCCCCCGGCCAACACAGATTGTTCGTGTTATTAATGCCGTTTTCCCAGAGATTCCATCTGGCTTTTTAATTGCTCTGGGATGGGGCTAGGATGCTTTGATAGTGAATCGGTAtcttccctgggcctcagcttACGTCAAACACTCCATCCGCAGAGAGGggcgtgggggagggggagaggtgggGTTGTCCAGAGAGAAGAGATAGCAAGAGTCTTTCACAGAATCAAGAAAGCTTTCAAAGGCGCTAGTGGGTTAATTTTatctaaagaaaggaaaaagaggcctggcagggtggctcacgcttgtaatcccagcactttgggaggctgaggagggaagatcacttgaggccgggaattctgaaccagcctgggaaacacagcgagacccccatctctacgaaaaataaaattaatcccAGCAGCTACTTAAAGGCTgagtaggaggctgaggcacgaggattgtgtgagttcaggagtttgaggttgtggGAGtggtgactgcaccactgtacaccatcccgggtgacaaagtgagaccctgtctctaaaaaaagaaaagaacagaaaagcctTCCCCTCCTCACTAGTATAGGAAAGAAACAGCTGGAATATCAACACCATCTAGGCAAGGACTCTGCCCCATGCCTGGAGAAGGCCTGTGGGTGCCTTGGAGGCCCCTCTTGGCTAAACAAAGTCAGGGGTTTCTGCTATCCCTTGTCCTTCCCCATGAGTGGCCCCTTCCCCTCCTGTGAGACCAGCAGCTCCTGGAGGAGGCCTGGCAGGTTCCTGCCTGGGAAGGAGCAGGTGGGAGAGCTGGGAGGGGCAGACACTCCtcaccaggcccagtggctcatcgCAGGTGTCAGGGCCAAACCCCACGTTCACAGATTCCCAGGAGATCCAGGAGATAAGAGTAATATCCGTGACAGCACTAAGCCATCAGGACGCATCTGGCAGCAGAGGAGATGCCTCCCTCCCTTCTACCCTTGCCCTTTCCTTGAAGGCCAGCTAACCCTGAACAGCGCTGTCACAGGACACAGGGCTCAGGAGTGGCGCAGCAAGGGGGGCGAGGTCCCTGCAGTCAGGTGCTACATGTCAAGGGGAGATCAGGGCAAAGGAGAAGCATCCAGGCATCTTGGGACTGGGGCCAGCAGGAGGCCACCCTCCCCAGGTATTTCATCAAAGCTGCTGCCTCCAGAAAGCCCTCCCTGGTGGACCCTGTTCACACTCTGAGATCCCCTTCATTGCACTTGGCAACCTTAAACCACAGCTTAGGGCCTCAAGGGTGTGAGCTCCCCAAGAGCCAGAGCAGAGTCGGCTTGTTCCCAGCCCAGTGCCCCATCTTTGGCGCAGgccctggcatacagtaggcatctgataaatacttgaggtgtgTTCAGTGCTGGGCTCTTGGAATGGTTCTTCCTGAAGTCCGTAGTCAGGAGGGGAACTGTGAGGAACCTTGCAGGAAGCGGTGGGTGGCCAAGGGTGACTCTGGTCCCGGGAAGCCCCTACAGCTGGACACGGGGTACATGCTGGGCAGGTTCACCCCATGCCGCCCAAAAGACCTTCCTCCCCTCTACTTTGGCCCCCCCTGGGGGCCTCACCCTCCTCATCCCTTTCCTGGGGCTGGATGTGATTGGATCCTTCTTGTCCCTAACAAAGCCCACCCTGGAACTCAGGACCAGGAGGAGGACTCGGGGTAGGAGAGATCCCTTCCGGGAGCCATCAGCTTTGAAAGAGGAAGCCCCTAGCGGGCTGGCACagcagagaggaggggaaggagtgaGGGCAGGAGGGTCGCCCCACCCCCTCCCGTCCTAGGACCTGTTCTGGGGGGAAAGGGGGAAGCCAGGGATCAGCCCCCTCAAACAAGAAAAACTGGAATTAGCACTGAACTCAGAGGGTTTGCTGGGGCTTAGCAAGCTGTGGCCTGCCCCAGGCCTCTGGGCACGCGGCGGGGCTCTGCCTCCTCTGTTCCCAGGGTGGCGGGGCAGGCGCCGCCTCCTCACTGGGCTCGTGGCCTCTCCTCTGCCAAGGGCGGCCGTGGGTGAGGAGGCGGCCAGACACAGGACAGAGTGGGGGGCCGGAAGGGGTGCCAGCTAACCACGCAGGCAGGTAAAGCTAAGCTTCCAGAGTGTAAAAGGAATGTGTAATTTCTCGAAAATGCCCCAGCCCGCATTGGTACACACAGTAAGCCACTCAGTGAACATTCTCTCGgtacagagttaaaaaaaaaaaaaaaaaaagtaaaatctgaaAAGCACCATCAGCCTCCTGGGCCTCTTTCTCCCGGGCCTTGTTAGTTCAGGGATAAGGGCTGCCCTCCCTTGCTTGGCTGTCACTGCTGCTAAGGGGGTGCCGGAGTGCCTGACCTTACAGGGTGCTCATTGGAGTTGGGGGCACACCAGCACTCAGTCCCCTGCTGGGTCTGGGATGAATGCAGTGGGGAGTGTGGATGCTGGGTGGGTTCTTGAACAGCCAGTGTGTGGGGCAGGACCAGACCCCTGTTGcaggcctgcctcagccccctttcttgtgagggctggggctgggcaggtgTGGAGGGCTGGATGGAGGGCTCTCTCTTCAGGCTGCCTTCGGGCCTCGCAGGGGTAGGGTGTAGCCACATGGTCTAGGGAAAGGGGAGAGGGTTGGAGGGTCCTACCACTGGAGGCCTCTTCCTGCTGGCCGAGGGTCCTGCTGGAATCTGGAGCTGCGGTGTGTGTGAGTGGCCGGGGCTGCAGCTGTAGGTGATTTGCAAGGAAGTCTGCACAAAGGGCTCCTTGAGCCTAGGGCTGCTTAGCCAGGCCTGCCCCTCAGGCAGAGgactccctctcctcctcccaggggCAGATAAGAAGCCTCGCCAAGGCCTCAGCCCAGTAACCCCTTCAgccccctcccctgaccccaaGAGACTGCCTTCAGGCTCTGGACATACTCCGTTTGGAGCCTTGTCCTCTGCTATTTATTTGTCTTGCCTGGGGGAAGTAAGTCACCCCCTTAGGGTAAGAGGGGCTCAGGATGGATGGAGAGCTCATGAAAGTCAGGATTGCCGCCAGGGAAAATGCTGTATTATTTACAAATGTGACCTGGCCCACAGACAACCTTGGAAGtagtttctttctggttttaaaaagacACCGACATTGACTttgatatgtttatattatagatataatacataaaacatcTAGAGTGAGACTCTACGTTCTCCCCAAAAGAAGAGAACCAAGCCGTCCttccctgctcccagccccagTGATGCGTTGGCGGGAGGCCACCTCCCTTCCCGACCAGGAGCCAGGGCCTCTGGGGGACAAGCCTTGTGGGCAGCCCAGGCCGGAGGGGCTGGGGAAAGCTGAGGGCAAAGGAGAACCCCCCTCACCTCATTGGTCCCCCAGGATCAAAAGTAATCCCAAAACCAAAAGGAAAGAGAGTCTCAGACCCTTCCCCCAGCTGCCGACGGAGAGTCTCATTTTGGCAAGTATCCgagcaaaaccaaaacaaaacaaaaaccaaataaaatggtGGTTTAGCAGAGACGCGCACATTCACATTGCACAAGGCACTGCTGGGGCACAGAGGCCAGATACAAGTGTTGATATCGGCTGATAAAGcaaaatatttggaaagcttGTCATAACTCCGGTCCCTCTGGGATGGACTGATCGTGCTTCGTGTTCCTAGGCAATGCTGAAGGCATACAGTACAAACAAGGCTGAGGGTCCCAGTGGCCCTTCACCCCCCATGCCCGCCCCACAGCCAGATCTCTAGGTCTCCCGCTCCCACCAGGGGTATACATCCTCAGAGCTGACCCACGACCTAGCTTTCTGGTCTGACTCGGGGTGGGGGCTcccactggtcacctggtgacccCCATCGCAGTGAGTTCCGCCCCAAGGGGAAGCCCAGCCTATagcaggctggggtggggtgtgtgcggagggaggtgggagaggcGTGGAACTAGAGACCCTCCACCTTCATGTAGAACTAGGGGAACAACCTTAGGTTCCAAGCCCCAAGTCCCTATGTTTCCACCCCTTTCTAAGGACAGGCGTGGAGGAGCGGCTGGGACTGGCGGGCTTGTCGGGATCTCAGCTCCCTGAGCCCTCCTCCTGCCACGGGCCTGCTCCCCTCCTTCTCTCATGGGGGTCTGCTGTAGCCTCGGGAAGGAGGCAGGAAACCTCCAAATAAAATGACAAGGCACGATTTGCTCCCCCTACTCAGTAGGCATTGGAGCGGTGAGTTTGCATTTCCAAGGCACAAGGTTATCCTAAATACTAGAGTTGCCGGGCTCCCAGCTCAGCCCCAAGAATTCTCCCCTCCTCGCAGGGAGAAGCCACCGCCTGGCCCCCTCATCTTAGACGCACCAAGTCCGGcgcagaggaagggaggggacacGCGGAGCAGGCCAGGCTTTCAGGAGGCACCGGAATCTCCTAGTCCTGGCTCGCACGGCTCGGGCAAGCCTCGAGATCCGGCGACCCCAAACCACTCCCTGGGTCCCCGCCGGAGGCTGGCCCAGGGCAGTCCCACAGCCGCGCGCCTCACGCGCAGTTGCCCATGGCCTTGACCAAGGAGCTCTCTGGCAGCTGGCGGAAGATGCCCCGCAGCGTGTCCAGTTCGCGGCTCAGCTGTTCCACCCGCTTGCGCAGGCGGTCATTGTCACTGGTCAGCTCCAGCACCTTCTGCTGCGTCTCCACGTTGCGCTGCTTGGCCTTGTCGCGGCTCTTGCGCACCGCGATGTTGTTGCGCTCGCGCCGCACCCGGTACTCGTTGCTGTTCTTGTCCACCGACTTCTTGGCCTTGCCCGCGCCGCTGCCGCCACTCGCGCGGAGGTCGGGGTGCGCGGCGCCCAGCCCCTTGAGCGCGCTGCCAGGGCCCGGCAGGCCGGCGGCACCGAGCGCGGGCGCGGGGTGCGGGCTGGGCACGGGCGTGGGCGGCGGCGTGGGGTGACCGGGCTGCAGGTGCATGGTGGTCTGGCCGCAGTGCGCGATCTGGAACTGCAGGTGCGGGGCGGCCAGGTGCGCGGGCGGCGGGTGCGGGTGCGGGTGCGGGTGcgagggcggcggcggcggcggcggctggtaAGGGAAGAGGCCGGCCAGCGCCAGCTGCTTGGCTTCATCCTCCTCGCGGGGCTCCTGCTTGATCACCAGCGGCCGCAGCGCCGGCGCCCCGACGCGCTCGTACAGGGGCTCCAGCCTGCCGTCCAGGTAGCCGGCGGCCGCGCAGCCGTAGCCGGGCGGGGGCCCGTGCGCTCCCCCGGGCATGACGGCGCCGCCGGGGCCCGCGGGCGCGCCCGGGTAGTCAaagtcgccgccgccgccgccgccgccgcccgtgGGGCCCACGGCCGCCTTGGCCTTCTCCTGCTGCCGGCTGTGCTGGAACAGGTCGGCCAGGAACTCGTCGTTGAAGGCGGCCGGGTCGATGTAGGCGCTGATGTCGATGGACGTCTCGTGCTCGCAGATGCCGCCCAGCGGCTCCGGGGCGGCAGGTGGGGCGGGAGGCTGCGCGGGGCCCGCGCCCCGGGGAAAGCCGAAGGCGGCGCTGCTGGGCGCGTGCGGGGGGCTCTGCAGGTGGCTGCTCATCGGGGGCCGCGGCTCCGCCTCGTAGAAGTCGGCCGACTCCATGGGGGAGT from Pan paniscus chromosome 20, NHGRI_mPanPan1-v2.0_pri, whole genome shotgun sequence encodes the following:
- the CEBPA gene encoding CCAAT/enhancer-binding protein alpha; the encoded protein is MESADFYEAEPRPPMSSHLQSPPHAPSSAAFGFPRGAGPAQPPAPPAAPEPLGGICEHETSIDISAYIDPAAFNDEFLADLFQHSRQQEKAKAAVGPTGGGGGGGGDFDYPGAPAGPGGAVMPGGAHGPPPGYGCAAAGYLDGRLEPLYERVGAPALRPLVIKQEPREEDEAKQLALAGLFPYQPPPPPPPSHPHPHPHPPPAHLAAPHLQFQIAHCGQTTMHLQPGHPTPPPTPVPSPHPAPALGAAGLPGPGSALKGLGAAHPDLRASGGSGAGKAKKSVDKNSNEYRVRRERNNIAVRKSRDKAKQRNVETQQKVLELTSDNDRLRKRVEQLSRELDTLRGIFRQLPESSLVKAMGNCA